In Wolinella succinogenes DSM 1740, a single genomic region encodes these proteins:
- a CDS encoding MFS transporter, protein MIGVASLPLCQILLLGSLYITQYLGLGFFMEALVAILRREGVPLEQLGLVYLLAFFWVVRFLWSPFVDRFIAQRGGAYKGFLLFVQFILVLMLALISFLEIPQHLPLIFAACLLFGFFSATQSIATDALAFKLLSEENRGIGNSIKVSGNLLGHILGGGAALVIYEYWGWSVSLYFIVLLTLLSFIQLLFFQEPQSRLIQRADEVNFKAIWEFWRGARQKKWLYLLFLYPTGICMSYALITPILVDAGWGLDRIGFIVHTLGTSMGVAGALATGWMIRVWGRRRMLLSLAPIQALGVLMLFLPLWGYHSEWIVFLSAGTIYLLYSPVMTLLSTLMMDRISPKSPATEYALQHSLLLLLGFVAVAIGLILAGKIGYQGVILLSSLLCILSFFYSIQFYKDIFHERD, encoded by the coding sequence ATGATAGGGGTCGCCTCGCTTCCCCTCTGCCAGATTCTGCTTCTAGGGAGTCTCTATATCACCCAATATTTGGGGCTTGGATTCTTCATGGAGGCACTGGTAGCGATTCTTAGGCGAGAAGGGGTGCCCTTAGAGCAGCTTGGGCTTGTCTATCTGCTCGCCTTCTTTTGGGTGGTGCGATTCCTCTGGTCGCCCTTTGTGGATCGCTTCATCGCCCAAAGAGGAGGAGCATACAAGGGCTTCTTACTCTTTGTTCAGTTCATTCTCGTGCTGATGCTCGCCCTCATCTCTTTTCTAGAGATTCCCCAGCATCTCCCTCTCATTTTTGCAGCCTGCCTGCTTTTTGGATTCTTCTCAGCCACTCAAAGCATCGCCACTGATGCACTCGCCTTCAAACTCCTCAGCGAAGAGAATCGAGGCATTGGCAACTCCATCAAAGTCTCAGGCAATCTCCTGGGCCATATCCTAGGGGGTGGTGCGGCTCTAGTGATCTATGAGTATTGGGGCTGGAGCGTCTCGCTCTATTTTATCGTGCTGCTCACGCTCCTCTCTTTTATCCAGCTTCTCTTTTTCCAAGAACCTCAAAGCCGACTCATCCAGCGTGCCGATGAGGTGAACTTCAAAGCGATATGGGAGTTTTGGCGAGGAGCGAGGCAAAAAAAGTGGCTCTATCTTCTCTTCCTCTATCCCACAGGAATCTGCATGAGCTACGCGCTTATCACGCCCATTCTCGTGGATGCGGGGTGGGGTTTGGATCGCATCGGCTTTATTGTGCACACCCTAGGCACCTCCATGGGAGTCGCAGGGGCTCTTGCCACAGGCTGGATGATCCGCGTCTGGGGTCGGCGGCGGATGCTCTTATCCCTCGCCCCCATTCAAGCTCTAGGCGTGCTCATGCTCTTTTTACCCCTTTGGGGCTATCACAGCGAATGGATCGTCTTTTTGAGTGCAGGCACCATCTACTTGCTCTATAGCCCTGTCATGACGCTACTCTCCACGCTCATGATGGATAGAATCAGCCCCAAATCCCCTGCCACCGAATACGCCCTCCAGCACAGCCTGTTGCTCCTGCTTGGCTTTGTTGCGGTGGCTATCGGGTTGATCTTGGCTGGCAAAATCGGCTACCAAGGGGTGATTCTCCTCTCTTCACTCCTTTGCATTCTCTCCTTTTTCTACTCTATTCAATTTTATAAGGATATCTTCCATGAAAGAGATTAA
- a CDS encoding efflux RND transporter periplasmic adaptor subunit: MIRTLAFLGLFGILLHAQTPTGIYATFEVQAVQDASLTLPIAGVVKALYAEVGDHKKKGEILLELRNEEQKERVAMAKAELEMTRQQYLFSKAQFERYERSQSVIEKNTFERIAFEYKSKEEELKRAQKSLAYANEILDQTILRAPFEGIIAQKSVEVGDGISANSTKAFRLISPKRKLLLLLDSKHLGRIALGDSFVYSLDGVNYNQSAPLIKIYPTVDPKTRKAQAEALIEGLEPGIFGDGHIKGR; the protein is encoded by the coding sequence ATGATTAGGACTTTGGCTTTTTTAGGGCTCTTTGGGATTCTGCTCCATGCTCAAACCCCCACAGGAATCTACGCCACCTTCGAGGTGCAAGCCGTGCAAGATGCTTCGCTCACTCTCCCTATCGCTGGAGTGGTGAAGGCACTTTATGCCGAGGTGGGCGATCACAAGAAAAAGGGAGAGATTCTCCTAGAGCTTCGCAACGAAGAGCAAAAAGAGCGAGTGGCGATGGCCAAGGCAGAGCTAGAAATGACACGCCAGCAGTATCTCTTCTCCAAAGCCCAATTTGAGCGCTACGAACGATCCCAAAGCGTGATTGAAAAGAACACCTTTGAGCGGATCGCTTTTGAGTATAAAAGCAAAGAGGAGGAGCTAAAAAGGGCGCAAAAGTCGCTCGCCTATGCCAACGAGATCCTTGATCAGACGATTCTTCGCGCCCCTTTTGAGGGAATCATCGCCCAAAAAAGCGTCGAGGTGGGGGATGGCATCAGCGCCAATAGCACTAAAGCCTTTCGACTCATCAGCCCAAAGCGCAAACTCCTGCTCTTGCTAGATAGCAAACATCTAGGAAGAATCGCTCTTGGAGATTCTTTTGTCTATAGCCTTGATGGGGTGAACTACAACCAAAGCGCCCCCCTCATCAAAATCTATCCCACTGTTGATCCTAAAACGCGAAAAGCCCAAGCCGAAGCTCTCATAGAGGGGCTGGAGCCCGGAATCTTTGGCGATGGCCATATCAAGGGGCGCTGA
- a CDS encoding MFS transporter — protein sequence MKEINALLLTNILCVSAMMAFLSVVGPIIRALGMAEWHAGVTVAIAGIVWIFLSRYWGKKSDKIGRKPVLLIGVAGFALFYFALSFYIDFALPSPQSVWLSLAVLILTRGLIGAFYSAIQPASTALIADKIAPALRASYIAKIGAASGLGMVIGPMAGGALAHYGLSVPLYASSILPLFALGALWYLLPSKEIRQEEVSEPVKIFDSRLRLPMSAAFLTMYSVVSSQVCTGFFILDSFKESAIQSAQTTGYVLSMVGFLFIFAQVIVMKKREVAPETWLKNGALLSMLGFLIVALMESKGVLMLGFGIAAIGLGMIFPAFQALAANSVGADEQGAAAGTVSSAQGMGIIIGPLASTALYQLAPLLPFLVASLAFATLTIMAFLTLRKEAKRAKAALQSQG from the coding sequence ATGAAAGAGATTAATGCCCTGCTTCTCACCAACATCCTCTGCGTCTCGGCCATGATGGCCTTTCTATCGGTAGTGGGCCCTATCATTCGCGCCCTTGGCATGGCGGAATGGCACGCGGGTGTCACGGTCGCCATCGCTGGAATCGTCTGGATTTTTCTCTCGCGCTATTGGGGAAAAAAGAGTGATAAAATCGGTCGAAAACCTGTCTTGCTCATTGGCGTGGCTGGTTTTGCGCTCTTCTATTTTGCCCTCTCTTTTTATATCGATTTTGCCCTCCCCTCCCCTCAAAGCGTTTGGCTCTCTTTGGCGGTCTTGATACTCACTAGAGGATTGATTGGAGCGTTTTACTCAGCCATTCAGCCCGCCAGCACCGCACTCATTGCGGATAAAATCGCTCCCGCATTGCGCGCCTCCTATATCGCCAAGATTGGTGCAGCGAGTGGTCTTGGGATGGTGATAGGTCCAATGGCAGGAGGAGCGCTCGCTCACTATGGCCTCTCGGTGCCGCTTTACGCCTCTTCGATTCTTCCTCTTTTTGCCCTAGGTGCGCTCTGGTATCTTCTCCCCTCCAAAGAGATTCGCCAAGAGGAGGTGAGCGAACCTGTCAAGATTTTTGACTCTCGGCTTAGACTCCCCATGTCTGCAGCGTTTCTCACGATGTATAGCGTGGTGAGCTCCCAAGTGTGCACGGGATTCTTCATCCTTGATAGCTTTAAAGAATCCGCCATACAGAGCGCCCAAACCACGGGCTATGTCCTCTCGATGGTTGGATTCCTCTTTATTTTTGCCCAAGTGATCGTGATGAAAAAGAGGGAGGTCGCCCCTGAGACTTGGCTCAAAAATGGCGCGCTCCTCTCGATGCTAGGATTTTTGATCGTGGCGTTGATGGAGAGCAAAGGGGTGCTGATGCTTGGCTTTGGAATCGCCGCTATTGGCTTAGGGATGATCTTCCCCGCCTTTCAAGCACTTGCGGCCAACTCAGTGGGTGCAGATGAGCAGGGCGCAGCCGCTGGCACCGTCTCCTCAGCCCAAGGCATGGGCATCATCATCGGCCCCCTAGCAAGCACCGCGCTCTATCAGCTTGCCCCCCTCCTGCCTTTTCTTGTGGCCTCCTTGGCTTTTGCCACGCTCACTATCATGGCGTTTCTCACCCTCCGCAAAGAGGCGAAACGCGCCAAAGCGGCGCTGCAGAGTCAAGGCTAA
- a CDS encoding manganese efflux pump MntP family protein yields the protein MIELTALAIALSMDAVAVSIALGSKCEEEIRQLALKAGGFFGVAQMVMPLLGFYLGVQLHDYIGGIHHWVALGVLGFLGLKMIREATQGEKELALSSHPSSSKLLLLAFVTSLDAMAAGLTLTLLGLPLWFCLLFIGGSTFLLSFGGVHLGRKSGTYLEEKAEYLGGIILILIGVKIFIEHS from the coding sequence ATGATTGAGCTCACCGCACTTGCCATCGCACTTAGCATGGATGCTGTGGCGGTCTCCATCGCCCTAGGATCCAAATGCGAAGAGGAGATTCGCCAACTTGCACTCAAAGCGGGAGGATTCTTTGGGGTGGCGCAGATGGTGATGCCTCTTTTGGGATTCTATCTTGGGGTGCAGCTCCATGATTACATCGGAGGCATCCACCACTGGGTCGCCCTGGGAGTGCTTGGCTTTTTGGGACTGAAGATGATTCGCGAGGCAACCCAAGGAGAAAAAGAGCTCGCCCTCTCCTCCCACCCCTCTTCATCAAAGCTTCTTCTCCTTGCCTTTGTCACCAGCCTAGATGCGATGGCGGCGGGATTAACACTCACTCTATTGGGGCTACCGCTCTGGTTTTGTCTCCTTTTTATCGGAGGTTCTACCTTTCTCCTCTCTTTTGGTGGAGTGCACCTTGGGCGAAAGAGTGGCACCTACCTCGAAGAAAAAGCGGAGTATTTGGGTGGTATCATTCTGATTTTAATTGGAGTTAAAATTTTCATCGAACATTCGTGA
- a CDS encoding ABC transporter ATP-binding protein — protein MNSQEKPSQGALWPIMAPVKVEIGVAIFLAALAALASIVGLSALALSIASLVHGAIEWEKVILAGGCMIASFTSRMFAFRISHLGAFKLEQILRTNLSTHLAQIPLGHIITLGSGSLKKVMLDDVKNLHAFVADSTPMIGRAAITPFASLIAMAIFDWRLACVSLGVLLLGGGVMYWVMRDSVEYRRSYEQNQGKINAAVIEFVQAMPVVRTFDDGSSSFGRYQNALEEYRRSLKEWIALTGTSARIGMMVLSPIPTLLAIASVGSWLYLQNDLEFGALIATLLLGTGMADAMMPLMWLSNFIKKSESAAHKIRDILRIAPLPSCPNPEIPRDSSVRFEGVSFSYEGRESLALKEVSFEVPEGSVCALVGPSGAGKSTAAKLIPRFWDVSEGRILLGGVDVREIEPSVLMDHVSFVFQDTFLFQDTLFNNILMAKPNATKEEAIEAAKAAQIHDFILTLPQGYETLAGDRGANLSGGQKQRITIARAILRHAPVVVLDEATAFADPENEEEIIKALAELMKGKTVIVIAHRLSTIKDVDQIIVFDQGRAIERGKHEELLEHKGLYAKLWGHYQQAQSWDIHHKEAQS, from the coding sequence ATGAATTCACAAGAAAAACCCTCACAGGGAGCGCTATGGCCTATCATGGCACCCGTGAAGGTCGAAATAGGCGTGGCGATATTCCTCGCAGCGCTCGCAGCGCTCGCTTCCATTGTGGGGCTAAGCGCTCTGGCTCTCTCTATCGCCTCTTTGGTTCATGGGGCAATCGAGTGGGAGAAGGTGATTCTCGCGGGAGGATGCATGATAGCTAGCTTCACCTCTAGAATGTTTGCCTTTAGAATCTCCCATCTAGGCGCCTTTAAGCTAGAGCAGATTCTGCGCACCAATCTCTCTACCCATCTAGCCCAAATCCCTTTGGGGCATATCATCACGCTTGGTTCAGGCTCACTCAAAAAGGTGATGCTTGATGATGTGAAAAATCTTCATGCCTTTGTGGCTGATAGCACTCCTATGATTGGTCGTGCTGCGATCACCCCCTTTGCCTCACTCATCGCAATGGCGATTTTTGACTGGCGGCTGGCATGCGTGAGCCTAGGGGTGCTCCTTCTAGGAGGAGGAGTGATGTATTGGGTGATGAGAGATTCAGTCGAGTATCGCCGAAGCTATGAGCAAAATCAGGGCAAAATCAACGCCGCAGTGATCGAGTTCGTCCAAGCCATGCCTGTGGTGCGAACCTTTGATGATGGAAGCAGCTCCTTTGGTCGATACCAAAATGCCCTAGAGGAGTATCGCCGAAGCCTCAAGGAGTGGATCGCCCTCACAGGAACCTCTGCAAGGATTGGCATGATGGTGCTAAGCCCTATTCCCACGCTCCTAGCTATTGCTTCGGTGGGCTCTTGGCTCTACTTGCAAAATGATCTCGAATTTGGAGCACTCATCGCTACTCTGCTTCTTGGCACGGGGATGGCGGATGCGATGATGCCCCTTATGTGGCTTAGCAACTTCATCAAAAAATCCGAATCCGCGGCTCATAAAATCCGCGACATTCTCCGTATCGCCCCCCTTCCTTCATGCCCAAACCCAGAGATTCCACGCGATTCTTCGGTGCGCTTTGAGGGGGTGAGCTTTAGTTATGAGGGGCGAGAATCTCTTGCGCTCAAAGAGGTGAGTTTCGAGGTTCCCGAGGGAAGCGTGTGCGCTCTAGTGGGTCCTTCGGGCGCAGGAAAAAGCACCGCCGCCAAACTCATCCCGCGCTTTTGGGATGTGAGCGAGGGGAGGATTCTTCTTGGGGGCGTGGATGTGCGTGAAATCGAGCCAAGCGTGCTCATGGATCATGTCTCTTTCGTCTTTCAAGACACCTTTTTATTTCAAGACACCCTGTTCAATAACATCCTCATGGCCAAGCCAAACGCCACCAAAGAGGAGGCGATAGAGGCGGCAAAAGCGGCGCAGATTCACGATTTTATTCTCACGCTCCCCCAAGGCTATGAGACCCTTGCAGGAGACCGAGGAGCGAATCTCTCGGGCGGACAAAAGCAGCGCATCACCATTGCGCGTGCCATCCTCCGTCATGCGCCCGTTGTTGTGCTCGATGAAGCGACCGCCTTTGCCGACCCTGAAAATGAGGAGGAGATCATCAAGGCACTCGCTGAGCTCATGAAAGGCAAAACCGTCATTGTCATTGCCCACCGACTAAGCACCATCAAAGATGTCGATCAGATTATCGTCTTTGACCAAGGGCGCGCTATCGAGCGAGGCAAACACGAGGAGCTTTTAGAGCACAAAGGGCTCTATGCTAAGCTCTGGGGGCACTACCAGCAAGCCCAATCATGGGATATTCACCACAAGGAGGCTCAATCATGA
- a CDS encoding ABC transporter ATP-binding protein, translating into MKKSESSFTSLLDSYKISLQIAGSRAGSLKKSLGFFILSYTLLGASFSCFYPLLEALYALDVVQTWKWILLMAGVGFLSLVTRWLGHEFDYSGEIVEITHELRMKLGKKLRHMPLETMYRHQTGELNSVFASNVDESVLHLGVVASLFFEILLVPFSVILITFFIDWRMALTMLLVLPLALPLYHWKRRASIEEKRDFTEGNARLESDLIEYVQGLPVLRSINQVGVNAKRLQESTALVKEIQKRGVLSSTLPMILMSTLVEMTMILALTLGIFWVLDGSFTIPKLAAMLVITARLTEPLSIFLAVASVFDLMASAFKRIQSVLETKEMHYTPPLQSPLQFEIAFEGVSFAYNHKPELALKEVSFRIPPRSLVAIVGASGSGKTTLTKMIMRYADPKEGSVKIGGIDIRSMSQEELMRQLSVVFQDVYLFDDTILNNIRMGRPEASDEEVRSAARSAFCHEFIDRLPQGYDTPIGDIGGSLSGGERQRLSIARAILKDSPIIMLDEPTAALDTESEVAVQKAIDSLIRDKTVIVIAHRLSTIAGADKILVMEEGRLIEEGRHHELLEQRGRYARLWEAQSRTKAWHLSSNVSNL; encoded by the coding sequence ATGAAAAAATCCGAATCATCCTTCACCAGCCTGCTTGATTCTTATAAAATATCACTACAAATTGCAGGCTCCCGCGCGGGCAGTCTCAAAAAAAGCCTAGGATTCTTTATCCTCTCCTACACGCTTTTAGGAGCGAGTTTTAGCTGCTTTTACCCTCTACTTGAGGCGCTCTACGCTCTTGATGTTGTTCAAACATGGAAGTGGATTCTTCTCATGGCAGGGGTGGGGTTTTTAAGCCTTGTGACTCGATGGCTAGGGCATGAGTTTGACTACTCTGGGGAAATTGTTGAGATCACTCATGAGCTCCGCATGAAGCTTGGCAAAAAGCTCCGCCATATGCCTCTAGAGACGATGTATCGCCACCAAACAGGGGAACTAAACTCTGTCTTTGCTAGCAATGTTGATGAATCCGTCCTCCACCTAGGTGTGGTCGCTTCGCTCTTTTTTGAGATTCTTTTGGTGCCTTTCTCGGTGATTCTTATCACCTTTTTCATCGATTGGCGCATGGCGCTCACAATGCTTTTAGTGCTTCCCCTCGCCCTCCCCCTCTACCACTGGAAACGCCGCGCCTCCATCGAGGAGAAGCGTGACTTCACCGAGGGTAACGCGCGCCTTGAATCAGATCTCATCGAATATGTTCAAGGACTTCCTGTCTTGCGCTCCATCAACCAAGTCGGAGTGAACGCCAAAAGACTCCAAGAATCAACTGCTTTGGTGAAAGAGATTCAAAAAAGGGGTGTGCTCTCCTCCACTTTGCCCATGATTCTTATGTCCACCCTCGTAGAGATGACGATGATTCTAGCGCTCACCCTTGGAATCTTTTGGGTTTTGGATGGCTCTTTCACAATTCCAAAACTCGCTGCAATGCTCGTCATAACCGCTAGACTCACCGAGCCTCTCTCTATCTTTTTGGCTGTCGCCTCTGTCTTTGACCTCATGGCTTCTGCTTTCAAGCGCATCCAATCGGTCTTAGAGACCAAGGAGATGCACTACACCCCGCCCCTCCAATCACCTCTGCAATTTGAAATCGCCTTTGAAGGGGTGAGTTTTGCCTACAATCACAAGCCAGAGCTCGCGCTCAAAGAGGTGAGTTTCCGCATTCCTCCCCGCTCTTTAGTGGCGATTGTCGGAGCCTCAGGGAGTGGCAAAACCACGCTCACCAAGATGATCATGCGCTACGCTGATCCCAAAGAAGGAAGTGTCAAGATCGGGGGAATCGATATTCGCTCCATGTCCCAAGAGGAGCTGATGCGCCAACTCTCTGTCGTCTTTCAAGATGTCTATCTCTTTGATGACACCATCTTGAATAATATCCGCATGGGACGCCCTGAAGCCAGCGATGAAGAGGTGAGAAGCGCCGCTAGATCGGCTTTTTGCCATGAATTCATCGATCGCCTCCCCCAAGGCTACGACACTCCCATTGGCGATATTGGAGGCTCGCTCTCTGGAGGGGAGCGTCAGCGCCTCTCTATTGCTAGGGCGATTCTCAAAGATAGCCCCATCATCATGCTCGATGAACCCACCGCCGCCCTAGACACCGAGAGTGAAGTGGCGGTGCAAAAGGCGATTGATTCGCTCATCAGAGACAAAACTGTCATTGTGATCGCTCACCGCCTAAGCACCATCGCAGGCGCGGACAAGATTTTAGTCATGGAAGAGGGGCGATTGATCGAAGAGGGGCGACACCATGAGCTTCTTGAGCAAAGAGGTCGATACGCCAGACTTTGGGAAGCTCAGAGCCGCACCAAAGCATGGCATCTCTCCTCTAATGTGTCCAACCTATGA
- a CDS encoding TolC family protein, with translation MKVWLKGAILLGICLGNIEAKELQELLLSSQNSSRMEAKERAIQSARLQEEALFAGYLPKASLGYDHQRLSKASAYTPTRVNRGYGEVSVVIFDGLAREERLEQFERLKQARIHEANFERENLALEIIEKYFSYHYTQSLLQSALQKDRELGESLRRSKILHDSELIPLDEPSALEAALEQNRYEIEAYRLHLFRYQQQLELLSGSPLESLQANSRLKEPTGGESGILREDLRAREEEVNALEHQAKTHTYWPTLSAKNSYSHYDFNSYLGEGTPSAQPERQNEFLLSAKMDIFDFGAIAKARESVRMQKLKAQSELNYAKESLQKEQKIALFTLQVLKQQLKAAQLSLKASSTALEIQRQKFSAQLLSHTDYLAALSQEFEAKAKLQTALNEYEIAKARFYFALGVPLFEQITLENRP, from the coding sequence ATGAAGGTATGGCTCAAGGGAGCGATTTTGCTTGGAATCTGCCTAGGAAATATTGAAGCCAAAGAGCTTCAAGAGCTTCTCCTTAGCAGTCAAAACAGCTCTAGGATGGAGGCGAAAGAGCGCGCCATACAAAGCGCTAGGCTTCAAGAGGAGGCGCTCTTTGCAGGCTATCTCCCCAAAGCGAGCCTAGGGTATGACCACCAGCGCCTCTCCAAGGCCTCTGCCTACACGCCCACACGGGTCAATCGAGGCTATGGAGAGGTGAGTGTGGTGATTTTCGATGGCTTGGCTAGAGAGGAGCGATTGGAGCAGTTTGAGCGCCTCAAACAGGCCAGAATCCACGAAGCCAACTTTGAGCGCGAAAATCTAGCCTTAGAGATTATCGAAAAATATTTCAGCTACCACTACACCCAATCCCTCCTCCAAAGCGCCCTCCAAAAAGATAGAGAGCTTGGCGAGAGCCTAAGACGCTCCAAAATCCTCCACGATTCTGAGCTCATCCCCTTGGACGAACCAAGCGCTTTGGAGGCCGCTTTGGAGCAGAATCGCTATGAGATAGAAGCCTATCGTCTCCATCTCTTTCGCTACCAACAGCAGCTTGAGCTCCTAAGTGGCTCTCCCCTTGAATCGCTCCAAGCCAATTCTCGCCTCAAAGAGCCCACAGGAGGCGAGAGTGGCATTTTAAGAGAAGACCTTAGGGCACGAGAAGAGGAGGTGAACGCCCTAGAGCATCAAGCCAAAACACACACCTACTGGCCTACTTTGAGCGCAAAAAATAGCTATTCACACTATGACTTTAACTCCTATCTGGGCGAGGGAACTCCAAGCGCTCAACCTGAACGACAAAATGAATTCTTGCTCTCAGCCAAGATGGATATTTTTGATTTTGGGGCGATTGCCAAGGCGCGAGAGAGTGTGAGGATGCAAAAGCTCAAAGCTCAAAGCGAGCTCAACTATGCCAAAGAGAGCCTCCAAAAGGAACAAAAGATCGCCCTCTTCACACTCCAAGTCCTAAAACAGCAGCTCAAAGCCGCCCAGCTCTCGCTCAAAGCAAGCTCCACCGCCCTGGAGATACAGAGGCAGAAGTTCAGCGCCCAGCTCCTCTCTCACACCGATTATCTCGCTGCTCTATCGCAGGAGTTTGAAGCCAAGGCCAAGCTCCAAACCGCTCTCAATGAGTATGAAATTGCCAAGGCGCGATTCTACTTTGCCCTAGGCGTCCCCCTTTTTGAACAAATCACTTTGGAGAATCGACCATGA